One window from the genome of Breoghania sp. L-A4 encodes:
- a CDS encoding GIY-YIG nuclease family protein — protein MVRSHDYFTYILASKIGGTLYVGVTNDLIRRVSEHREGTASRFTAKYGVHRLVFFEHHTSVDQAIAREKQIKRWKRAWKIQLIEARNPNWDDLYPALA, from the coding sequence ATGGTGCGGAGCCACGACTACTTCACCTATATTCTCGCCAGCAAGATCGGCGGCACGCTCTATGTTGGCGTTACCAATGACCTGATCCGTCGCGTCTCCGAGCATCGCGAGGGCACGGCGAGTCGGTTCACAGCGAAATATGGCGTGCATCGCCTCGTCTTTTTCGAACACCACACGTCCGTCGACCAGGCGATCGCACGCGAAAAGCAGATCAAGCGTTGGAAACGCGCGTGGAAAATCCAGCTCATCGAGGCGCGCAATCCCAACTGGGACGATCTGTATCCCGCCCTCGCCTGA
- a CDS encoding DUF2093 domain-containing protein, which produces MNRYEAPKPGGEARIRYLDGDFSVLSPGTFVRCAVTGQPIPLDELKYWSVERQEAYVDAHAAIKRHEEVQG; this is translated from the coding sequence ATGAACCGCTATGAAGCTCCCAAGCCGGGCGGCGAGGCCCGCATCCGCTATCTCGACGGCGATTTCTCCGTGCTGTCGCCGGGCACCTTCGTGCGCTGCGCGGTCACCGGCCAGCCGATCCCGCTCGACGAGCTGAAATACTGGAGCGTCGAGCGCCAGGAAGCCTACGTCGACGCCCACGCCGCCATCAAGCGGCACGAGGAAGTCCAGGGCTGA
- a CDS encoding helix-turn-helix domain-containing protein gives MSGTAQPAPKAYSIGDLARATDTRVNTIRFYEQRGLLPEPPRSDGGQRRYDRAHLDRLAFIRHGRALGFSLDAIAELLALSDDPDAPCAQADQIARGHLAAVEKRISQLQALHSELTRITRACQGGSIGDCRIIEALSD, from the coding sequence ATGTCCGGAACAGCCCAGCCGGCGCCAAAAGCCTATTCCATCGGCGATCTGGCGCGCGCCACCGACACGCGGGTGAACACCATCCGCTTCTACGAGCAGCGCGGGCTGCTGCCCGAGCCGCCGCGCTCGGACGGCGGCCAGCGGCGCTACGACCGCGCGCATCTCGACCGCCTCGCCTTCATCCGGCACGGCCGCGCGCTGGGGTTCTCGCTCGACGCCATCGCCGAGCTTCTGGCGCTCAGCGACGATCCGGACGCGCCCTGCGCGCAGGCCGACCAGATCGCGCGCGGCCATCTGGCGGCGGTGGAAAAGCGCATCAGCCAGTTGCAGGCGCTGCACAGCGAACTCACCCGCATCACCCGGGCCTGCCAGGGCGGCAGCATCGGCGACTGCCGCATCATCGAGGCCCTGTCGGACTGA
- a CDS encoding cation transporter — protein MAGCCNHEVRFEGLTRRYRQVLWLVIVINAVMFFVEMTAGVAARSQALQADALDFFGDTLTYGISLWVLGRSVRVRSMAALAKGVSLGVMALWVFGSTLWQVLGPGVPEAAVMGAVGFAALVANLASVGLLMAYRNGDANVRSVWLCSRNDAIGNVVVMLAASGVWASQSGWPDILVALGMAGLFLWSSVLILRQATQEWREEAVAAE, from the coding sequence ATGGCTGGATGCTGCAATCACGAGGTGCGCTTCGAGGGACTGACGCGCCGCTATCGCCAGGTTCTGTGGCTGGTGATCGTCATCAATGCCGTGATGTTCTTTGTGGAGATGACCGCCGGCGTCGCCGCGCGCTCCCAGGCGCTGCAGGCGGATGCCCTGGACTTCTTCGGAGACACGCTGACCTACGGCATCAGCCTGTGGGTGCTGGGCCGCAGCGTGCGCGTGCGCAGCATGGCGGCGCTGGCCAAGGGCGTCAGTCTCGGCGTCATGGCGCTGTGGGTGTTCGGCTCAACCCTGTGGCAGGTGCTCGGCCCGGGCGTGCCGGAAGCCGCCGTGATGGGGGCCGTGGGGTTTGCGGCGCTCGTCGCCAATCTCGCCAGCGTCGGCCTGCTGATGGCCTACCGCAACGGCGACGCCAACGTGCGCTCCGTGTGGCTGTGCTCGCGCAACGACGCGATTGGCAATGTGGTCGTCATGCTGGCGGCTTCCGGCGTCTGGGCGAGCCAGAGCGGCTGGCCGGATATTCTCGTCGCGCTGGGCATGGCCGGGCTGTTTCTGTGGTCGTCGGTCCTGATCCTGCGCCAGGCCACACAGGAATGGCGCGAAGAGGCGGTGGCGGCGGAGTAG
- a CDS encoding cation:proton antiporter gives MVITGRYLLNPLFSFLAKWGAREVMLIAALLVALGSAAIMHLAGLSMALGAFIAGVLLAESSFRPTLEADIEPFRSLLMGLFFMAVGMAFDLGAVLDAWPLIALGVVVVMSVKGALLWALTRIFGATNSDALRISVTLPQGGEFAFVLFSAAVAANLMDETWATQFTAIVILTMVMTPVGAAAFDRLAARLRERGIAPQVMDSFEEAKSSVLVSGFGRFGMMAAQMLTSEGIEIIAIDNRPERIEYARKLGYKVYYGDTTRADVLRAAGAADAAIIALCIERDDVMNRAVTMIRSEFPKARIFCRATDRAHAIDLTRQQVDFHIRETFESGIVFGRAALAALDIPTDRINAIEEDVRHRDEERLQLQLRDGYFAGADFLHAKTPRKEPSKTEV, from the coding sequence GTGGTGATCACCGGACGCTACCTGCTCAACCCGCTGTTTTCGTTTCTCGCCAAATGGGGCGCGCGCGAAGTCATGCTGATCGCGGCGCTCCTGGTGGCGCTGGGCAGCGCGGCCATCATGCATCTGGCCGGGCTGTCGATGGCGCTGGGCGCCTTCATCGCCGGCGTGCTGCTGGCCGAATCCTCCTTCCGCCCCACGCTGGAAGCCGATATCGAGCCCTTCCGCTCGCTGCTGATGGGCCTGTTCTTCATGGCCGTCGGCATGGCGTTCGATCTCGGCGCCGTGCTCGACGCCTGGCCGCTGATCGCGCTCGGCGTGGTCGTGGTGATGAGCGTCAAGGGCGCCCTGCTGTGGGCGCTGACGCGGATTTTCGGCGCCACCAATTCCGATGCGCTGCGCATTTCGGTCACTCTGCCGCAAGGCGGCGAATTCGCCTTCGTGCTGTTCAGCGCGGCGGTCGCCGCCAATCTGATGGACGAGACCTGGGCCACCCAGTTCACCGCGATCGTCATCCTCACCATGGTGATGACCCCGGTGGGCGCCGCCGCCTTCGACCGGCTCGCCGCACGCCTGCGCGAACGCGGCATCGCCCCGCAGGTGATGGACAGTTTCGAGGAGGCCAAATCGTCGGTGCTGGTCTCCGGCTTCGGCCGTTTCGGCATGATGGCGGCGCAGATGCTGACCTCCGAAGGCATCGAGATCATCGCCATCGACAACCGCCCCGAGCGCATCGAATACGCCCGCAAGCTCGGCTACAAGGTCTATTACGGCGACACCACCCGGGCCGACGTGCTGCGCGCCGCCGGTGCCGCGGACGCCGCCATCATCGCCCTGTGCATCGAGCGCGACGATGTCATGAACCGCGCCGTCACCATGATCCGCTCCGAGTTTCCCAAGGCGCGCATTTTCTGCCGCGCCACCGACCGCGCGCACGCCATCGACCTGACGCGCCAGCAGGTCGATTTCCACATCCGCGAGACGTTTGAATCCGGAATCGTCTTCGGCCGCGCGGCGCTGGCCGCCCTCGACATCCCCACCGACCGGATCAACGCCATCGAGGAAGACGTCCGCCACCGCGACGAGGAACGCCTGCAACTGCAGCTCCGCGACGGCTATTTCGCCGGCGCCGATTTTCTGCACGCAAAGACACCGCGCAAGGAGCCGAGCAAGACGGAGGTGTGA
- a CDS encoding cation:proton antiporter, protein MASAAAPPFMLESIALLGAAVIAVPLAKRLGLGAVLGYLAAGIAIGPFGARLVANAESILATAELGVVLLLFVIGLELKPARLWRMRRDIFGLGAAQVALTGIILALMALPLINDWRVALVAGFGMALSSTAFALQMLQERGQLSTSYGQRAFAILLFQDIAIVPLLAGVALLAPPARARPRRCGATPPFRSPRSPPW, encoded by the coding sequence ATGGCCAGCGCCGCAGCGCCACCGTTCATGCTTGAATCCATCGCCCTTCTGGGGGCGGCGGTCATCGCCGTGCCGCTGGCCAAGCGGCTGGGGCTTGGCGCGGTGCTCGGCTATCTCGCCGCCGGAATCGCCATCGGCCCCTTCGGCGCGCGGCTGGTCGCCAACGCGGAAAGCATCCTGGCGACGGCGGAGCTGGGCGTCGTGCTGCTGCTCTTCGTCATCGGCCTCGAGCTCAAGCCGGCGCGCCTGTGGCGGATGCGCCGCGACATCTTCGGCCTCGGCGCGGCGCAGGTCGCGCTCACCGGCATCATTTTGGCGCTCATGGCGCTGCCGCTGATCAACGACTGGCGCGTGGCGCTGGTCGCCGGCTTCGGCATGGCGCTGTCGTCCACCGCCTTCGCGCTGCAGATGCTGCAGGAGCGCGGCCAGCTTTCGACCAGCTACGGCCAGCGCGCCTTCGCCATCCTGCTGTTTCAGGATATCGCCATCGTGCCGCTTCTGGCCGGCGTGGCGCTTCTGGCCCCGCCGGCGAGGGCGAGGCCGCGTCGCTGTGGCGCGACACCGCCATTCCGTTCGCCGCGGTCGCCGCCGTGGTGA
- a CDS encoding VOC family protein, which yields MTALTPFHLAFPVHDMDAARAFYVDVIGCGTGREDPGHWLDLDMFGHQVVAHYKEGMETGIAIRNAVDGDAVPVPHFGCVLAMSDWEALRDRLVARGDITWIIEPRVRFAGKPGEQATMFVLDPSGNALEFKAFADMSQLFAT from the coding sequence ATGACCGCCCTGACGCCCTTCCACCTCGCCTTCCCCGTGCACGACATGGACGCCGCGCGCGCGTTCTACGTCGACGTCATCGGCTGCGGCACCGGCCGCGAGGACCCCGGCCACTGGCTCGATCTCGACATGTTCGGCCATCAGGTCGTGGCGCATTACAAGGAAGGCATGGAAACCGGCATCGCCATTCGCAACGCGGTCGACGGCGACGCCGTGCCGGTGCCGCATTTCGGCTGCGTGCTGGCCATGTCCGACTGGGAAGCCCTGCGCGACCGGCTCGTGGCGCGCGGCGACATCACCTGGATCATCGAGCCGCGCGTGCGCTTCGCCGGCAAGCCCGGCGAGCAGGCCACCATGTTCGTGCTCGACCCCTCCGGCAACGCGCTCGAGTTCAAGGCCTTCGCCGACATGAGCCAACTCTTCGCCACGTAA
- a CDS encoding thaumatin family protein, with protein sequence MSFVNQCVQQVWIGVTGGAGDACGAKNSCPTGQACNTNNNTCYYTLGTPAAGGYGLAAKTGTAEFCVPAQTGATQWSGNVFGRTGCDASGNNCQTGECGGSPCPPGQGGNPPVTQAEFTLQTTASDFYDVEIINGFNLPMEMKPTGGAPYKSVPDNPYTCGNPGGVTPLNDTLTGCTWTFDTTVGGTDYASYLRMVAPADPQTACTADSDCSGGALCGLVQQGASLSRMCGSEIGWWSGDQVCGVDPTFGAPFNCGQAVPAANGAFGTVANLFGCVLDKTGKPAAQSCYTDGASDTCCGCPNWPYPTDDGKTCQAINSAWTTSVQPWVSFLKNACPTAYSYPYDDKTSTFTCQSQAATNAVDYTITYCPG encoded by the coding sequence GTGAGCTTCGTCAACCAGTGCGTCCAGCAGGTCTGGATCGGGGTGACGGGCGGCGCGGGAGATGCCTGCGGCGCCAAGAACAGCTGCCCGACCGGTCAGGCCTGCAACACCAACAACAACACCTGCTACTACACGCTCGGCACTCCGGCGGCGGGCGGCTACGGCCTGGCCGCGAAAACCGGCACCGCCGAATTCTGCGTGCCGGCGCAAACCGGCGCGACCCAATGGAGCGGCAACGTGTTTGGCCGCACGGGCTGCGATGCCTCGGGCAACAATTGCCAGACCGGCGAATGCGGCGGCAGCCCCTGCCCGCCGGGCCAGGGCGGCAACCCGCCGGTGACCCAGGCCGAATTCACCCTGCAGACCACCGCGTCCGACTTCTATGACGTGGAGATCATCAACGGCTTCAACCTGCCGATGGAGATGAAGCCCACCGGCGGCGCACCCTACAAGAGCGTGCCGGACAATCCCTACACCTGCGGAAATCCCGGCGGCGTGACGCCGCTCAACGACACGCTGACCGGCTGCACCTGGACATTCGACACCACCGTCGGCGGCACGGACTATGCGAGTTATCTGCGCATGGTCGCGCCGGCCGATCCGCAGACCGCCTGCACCGCCGATTCCGATTGCTCCGGCGGCGCGCTGTGCGGCCTCGTGCAGCAGGGCGCGAGTCTCAGCCGGATGTGCGGCAGTGAGATCGGCTGGTGGAGCGGCGATCAGGTCTGCGGCGTCGATCCGACCTTCGGCGCGCCGTTCAACTGCGGCCAGGCGGTCCCGGCCGCCAACGGCGCCTTCGGCACCGTCGCCAATCTGTTCGGCTGCGTGCTCGACAAGACCGGCAAGCCCGCCGCCCAGTCGTGCTACACCGACGGCGCGTCGGACACCTGCTGCGGCTGCCCCAACTGGCCCTACCCGACCGACGACGGCAAGACCTGCCAGGCGATCAATTCCGCCTGGACCACCAGCGTCCAGCCCTGGGTGAGCTTCCTCAAGAACGCCTGCCCAACGGCCTACTCCTATCCATACGACGACAAGACCAGCACCTTCACCTGCCAGTCGCAGGCGGCCACCAACGCGGTCGACTACACCATTACCTATTGTCCCGGCTGA
- a CDS encoding DUF4261 domain-containing protein, whose product MEIEFLPAPLQPLDIAQRIYGTIGYLLVKGAVLKDGDTLGQSPSETIRVHFKDRSAHFSGRVLQLTYERNAPASPPLPGMGGTPYSAAPCNGRKRAPFGKRGRG is encoded by the coding sequence ATGGAAATCGAGTTCCTTCCTGCGCCCTTGCAGCCGCTGGATATCGCCCAGCGGATCTACGGCACGATCGGCTATCTGCTGGTGAAAGGCGCCGTCTTGAAGGATGGCGACACGCTCGGACAAAGTCCATCAGAAACAATCCGCGTGCATTTCAAGGATCGGAGCGCGCATTTTTCCGGCCGTGTGCTGCAACTGACTTACGAGAGAAACGCGCCAGCCTCTCCACCTCTTCCAGGAATGGGCGGAACACCTTACTCCGCAGCGCCCTGCAATGGCCGCAAGCGCGCGCCCTTCGGCAAACGCGGGAGGGGGTGA
- a CDS encoding DUF1629 domain-containing protein, translating to MACWIKLDFNSREPIFEFEDEPKDKFRFGLSLGLPVGPRRLPTRFRETKGKKTLPDIFAMPGLNAVSSRFRDLVEEFEPGVHQFFPLELYYKNGERVEEEYFIFNCTVSFDSLLVKQSEVTWLKLDEPAECPRVNVRWRLKKVLSRPTIAGRHVWCGFRIRAAGIFVSDELHSRMKKMKLKYFRADPCEEVEGPWVAEDNIQPTLDWESKHGLERGMKPWLTENSDVLF from the coding sequence ATGGCCTGTTGGATCAAACTCGATTTCAATAGCCGCGAACCAATATTCGAGTTCGAAGACGAACCAAAAGACAAGTTTCGTTTCGGCTTGAGCCTTGGACTTCCGGTCGGTCCTCGGCGTCTACCGACGCGCTTCCGGGAAACGAAAGGCAAAAAGACCCTTCCGGACATTTTTGCAATGCCCGGTCTCAATGCGGTGAGCTCGCGCTTTCGCGATTTAGTAGAAGAATTCGAGCCCGGCGTGCATCAATTCTTTCCGCTCGAGCTTTACTACAAGAATGGCGAAAGAGTTGAAGAAGAATATTTTATCTTCAACTGTACCGTTTCCTTCGACAGTCTTCTCGTCAAACAATCCGAAGTCACTTGGCTGAAGCTCGATGAGCCGGCGGAATGTCCGCGCGTGAATGTGCGGTGGCGGCTCAAGAAAGTCCTGAGCAGGCCGACCATTGCCGGGCGCCACGTTTGGTGCGGATTCCGCATTCGAGCCGCGGGCATTTTCGTCTCGGATGAACTTCATAGCCGGATGAAGAAGATGAAGCTCAAATACTTCAGGGCGGATCCTTGCGAGGAAGTCGAGGGACCTTGGGTGGCGGAAGACAACATCCAGCCCACTCTTGATTGGGAATCTAAACACGGCCTTGAGCGGGGTATGAAGCCTTGGCTCACTGAAAACAGCGACGTTCTTTTTTGA
- a CDS encoding AHH domain-containing protein: MSTDFQVHHLIPNELQGHAVLDALRNSSIGYDQDADGRSLLILPQKGSAAQVMEIAQAADPDAVHIGSHAAYSQMIDEIPDDIGEEFLDGNGNFRAGITALDLDSEINKLQFFLLTVSPRRLTVSGRKGQSLY; this comes from the coding sequence ATGTCCACGGATTTTCAAGTTCACCATTTGATTCCGAATGAGCTCCAAGGGCATGCCGTGTTGGATGCCCTTCGAAACAGTTCGATCGGCTACGATCAAGATGCGGATGGCCGCAGTCTTCTTATACTACCCCAAAAGGGCTCTGCCGCCCAAGTTATGGAAATAGCTCAAGCTGCCGATCCGGACGCAGTCCATATAGGATCCCACGCTGCCTATTCGCAGATGATTGATGAAATTCCCGATGATATTGGCGAAGAATTTCTTGATGGAAATGGCAATTTTAGAGCCGGAATAACGGCTTTGGACCTCGATAGTGAAATTAATAAGCTCCAGTTTTTCTTGCTGACGGTCTCACCGCGTCGTTTGACGGTCAGCGGTCGCAAGGGTCAAAGTTTATATTGA
- a CDS encoding HAD-IA family hydrolase: protein MAISFVIFDMDGVLYDKRDGVRLRALSELSGRSPEEIDQAIFRSDFEAGAEAGHPATGVEYLDGFSRRLGVELDRETWIRIRRAMVAPKPRLFSLARRLMKHVDVAMLTNNPILLKETITECAPEVVALFGASAHVSAEFSARKPDAAVYHKICALHGHTPENTVMVDDSRRNVRGAIRAGLNGVLFTNPIALETELVRKGLRTGGRGPGALARHVRSPVRSTMGQRRTHPAPPSSQTARVAGPLANKL, encoded by the coding sequence ATGGCGATCTCTTTCGTAATCTTCGACATGGACGGGGTGCTCTACGACAAGCGCGACGGCGTCCGCCTGCGGGCCCTGTCGGAGCTGTCCGGCCGTTCCCCTGAGGAAATCGACCAGGCGATCTTCCGCTCCGACTTCGAGGCGGGCGCGGAAGCCGGACACCCCGCCACCGGCGTGGAGTATCTCGACGGCTTTTCCCGCCGCCTCGGCGTAGAGCTTGACCGGGAGACCTGGATCCGCATCCGCCGCGCGATGGTGGCGCCGAAACCGCGCCTCTTTTCGCTGGCGCGGCGGCTGATGAAACACGTCGACGTGGCCATGCTGACCAACAATCCGATCTTGCTCAAGGAGACGATCACGGAATGCGCGCCCGAGGTCGTCGCCCTGTTCGGGGCCTCGGCCCATGTCTCGGCGGAATTCAGCGCCCGCAAGCCCGATGCCGCCGTCTATCACAAGATCTGCGCGCTGCACGGTCACACGCCTGAAAACACCGTGATGGTCGATGATTCGAGACGCAACGTGCGCGGCGCGATCCGCGCCGGCCTCAACGGCGTGCTGTTCACAAACCCGATCGCGCTGGAAACCGAGCTTGTCCGCAAGGGTCTGCGCACCGGCGGCCGCGGCCCCGGCGCCCTTGCCCGGCATGTCCGGTCGCCCGTCAGGTCCACCATGGGCCAGCGCCGGACGCACCCCGCCCCGCCCTCGTCACAGACGGCGCGCGTCGCGGGGCCGCTTGCGAATAAACTTTGA
- the tldD gene encoding metalloprotease TldD: MGEATARRLTADALAGADDGELFLEYRQSEGLAWDNGRLKSASFDTTQGFGLRAVAGEAAGYAHSGEISEAALKRAADAVSAVTSGHSGTYAAAPARTNAALYGDENPLGAPTFEEKVKLLAEIDAHARALDPRVRQVSVSLAGTWQVVDILRADGHRVRDVRPLVRFNVSIVAGEGDRQESGSHGMGGREGYGGFITPDNWHYAVDEALRQALVNLDAVAAPAGEMDVVLGAGWPGILLHEAVGHGLEGDFNRKKTSAFAGLMGQQVASKGVTVVDDGTLGGRRGSLNVDDEGTPTSETVLIEDGKLVGYMQDRQNARLMGMQPTGNGRRQSFAHIPMPRMTNTIMKSGAHDPAEILASVKNGLYAVSFGGGQVDITSGKFVFSCTEAYRIENGRIGAPVKGAMLIGNGPDALTRVPMIGNDMKLDPGIGTCGKQGQGVPVGVGQPTLRINALTVGGTAA; the protein is encoded by the coding sequence ATGGGCGAGGCCACGGCCCGCCGGCTCACCGCCGACGCGCTCGCCGGCGCCGACGACGGCGAGCTGTTTCTCGAATACCGCCAGTCCGAGGGTCTCGCCTGGGACAACGGCCGTCTGAAATCCGCGAGTTTCGACACCACGCAGGGATTCGGCCTGCGCGCGGTGGCCGGTGAGGCCGCGGGCTACGCGCATTCGGGCGAGATATCCGAGGCCGCGCTCAAGCGCGCAGCCGATGCCGTCTCCGCCGTCACCTCCGGCCATTCCGGCACCTATGCGGCGGCGCCCGCGCGCACCAACGCCGCGCTCTACGGCGACGAGAACCCGCTCGGCGCGCCGACATTCGAGGAAAAGGTCAAGCTGCTCGCCGAGATCGACGCCCACGCCCGCGCGCTCGATCCGCGCGTGCGCCAGGTCTCCGTCTCGCTCGCGGGCACCTGGCAGGTGGTCGACATCCTGCGCGCCGACGGCCACCGGGTGCGCGACGTGCGCCCGCTGGTGCGCTTCAACGTCTCGATCGTCGCCGGCGAGGGCGACCGGCAGGAATCGGGTTCGCACGGCATGGGCGGGCGCGAGGGCTATGGCGGTTTCATCACGCCGGACAACTGGCATTACGCCGTCGACGAGGCGCTGCGCCAGGCGCTGGTCAATCTTGACGCGGTCGCGGCGCCCGCCGGCGAGATGGACGTTGTGCTCGGCGCCGGCTGGCCCGGCATTCTCCTGCACGAGGCCGTCGGCCACGGGCTGGAGGGCGATTTCAACCGCAAGAAGACGTCTGCCTTCGCCGGCCTGATGGGCCAGCAGGTGGCCTCCAAGGGCGTGACCGTGGTCGACGACGGCACCTTGGGCGGCAGGCGGGGCTCCCTCAACGTGGACGACGAAGGCACGCCCACGTCGGAAACCGTGCTGATCGAGGACGGCAAGCTGGTGGGCTACATGCAGGACCGGCAGAACGCCCGGCTGATGGGCATGCAGCCGACCGGCAACGGCCGCCGCCAGTCGTTCGCCCACATCCCCATGCCGCGCATGACCAACACCATCATGAAATCCGGCGCGCATGATCCGGCCGAGATCCTCGCCTCGGTGAAGAACGGGCTCTACGCCGTCTCCTTCGGCGGCGGCCAGGTCGACATCACGTCAGGCAAATTCGTGTTCTCCTGCACCGAGGCCTATCGCATCGAGAACGGCAGGATCGGCGCGCCGGTCAAGGGCGCCATGCTGATCGGCAACGGCCCGGACGCGCTCACCCGCGTGCCGATGATCGGCAACGACATGAAGCTCGATCCCGGCATCGGCACCTGCGGCAAGCAGGGCCAGGGCGTGCCCGTCGGCGTCGGCCAGCCGACCCTGCGCATCAACGCGCTGACGGTGGGCGGCACGGCCGCCTGA
- a CDS encoding invasion associated locus B family protein encodes MAALLPIGMAAPAAAQGAVRASHGDWQIRCDTPPGAAGEQCALIQNVTAEDRENVGLSVIVLKTADKEAKILRVLAPLGVLLPFGLGLKVDGADIGRAGFVRCLPNGCIAEVILQDELLDKMKTGKLATFIIFQTPEEGIGIPISLNGFPAGYDALE; translated from the coding sequence ATGGCGGCTCTCCTGCCGATCGGCATGGCGGCTCCCGCAGCGGCCCAGGGCGCGGTGCGCGCCTCGCACGGCGACTGGCAGATCCGTTGCGACACGCCGCCCGGCGCGGCGGGCGAGCAATGCGCCCTGATCCAGAACGTGACCGCTGAGGACCGCGAGAACGTGGGGCTTTCGGTGATCGTGCTGAAAACGGCCGACAAGGAAGCCAAGATCCTGCGGGTGCTGGCGCCGCTCGGCGTGCTGCTGCCCTTCGGCCTGGGTCTCAAGGTGGATGGGGCGGACATCGGCCGCGCCGGCTTCGTGCGCTGCCTTCCCAACGGCTGCATCGCCGAAGTGATCCTGCAGGACGAATTGCTGGACAAGATGAAGACCGGCAAGCTTGCCACCTTCATCATCTTCCAGACGCCCGAGGAAGGCATCGGCATCCCGATTTCGCTGAATGGCTTTCCCGCCGGCTACGACGCCCTGGAATAG
- the coxB gene encoding cytochrome c oxidase subunit II has translation MGMAKTGVGGLAALLGAGVSAASAAQPEDWQIGFQPAATEVMHDITYFNNFTLWIVIPIVLLVTALLGICIVRFNAKANPTPSRTTHNTLIEVLWTVVPILILVVIAVPSFRLLYKELVLPETELTIKATGYQWYWGYEYAEDGMEDVSFDSLMLTDEDRAERMAARGQTEKQVPRLLSVDNQLVVPVDTNVRVQVTAADVIHAFAMPAFGVKVDAIPGRLNETWFRADGTGVYYGQCSELCGKDHAFMPIAIRVVTKEQFTSWVEAAKDDMDAANALLASMIDADARNQTAATGAATLTVANR, from the coding sequence ATGGGTATGGCCAAAACCGGCGTCGGCGGGTTGGCCGCGCTGCTGGGCGCAGGCGTGAGCGCCGCGTCGGCCGCGCAGCCGGAAGATTGGCAGATCGGCTTCCAGCCGGCGGCCACCGAAGTCATGCACGACATCACGTACTTCAACAACTTCACGCTGTGGATCGTGATCCCGATCGTGCTGCTCGTGACGGCGCTGCTGGGCATCTGCATCGTCCGCTTCAACGCGAAAGCCAATCCGACGCCGTCGCGCACCACGCATAACACGTTGATCGAGGTTCTGTGGACGGTCGTCCCGATCCTCATCCTGGTGGTGATCGCGGTGCCGTCGTTCCGTCTGCTCTACAAGGAGCTGGTGCTGCCCGAGACCGAGCTGACCATCAAGGCGACCGGCTACCAGTGGTACTGGGGTTACGAGTACGCCGAGGACGGCATGGAAGACGTCTCCTTCGACAGCCTGATGCTGACCGACGAGGACCGCGCGGAGCGCATGGCGGCGCGCGGCCAGACCGAGAAGCAGGTTCCGCGTCTGCTGTCGGTCGACAACCAGCTCGTCGTTCCGGTCGACACCAACGTTCGCGTCCAGGTGACCGCGGCCGATGTGATCCACGCCTTCGCGATGCCGGCTTTCGGCGTCAAGGTGGACGCCATCCCCGGCCGCCTGAACGAGACCTGGTTCCGCGCCGACGGCACCGGCGTCTACTACGGCCAGTGCTCGGAGCTTTGCGGCAAGGATCACGCCTTCATGCCGATCGCCATCCGCGTCGTCACCAAGGAGCAGTTCACCTCCTGGGTCGAGGCCGCGAAGGACGACATGGACGCAGCCAATGCGCTCCTGGCGTCGATGATCGACGCCGATGCGAGAAACCAGACCGCCGCGACCGGTGCGGCGACCTTGACGGTCGCAAACCGCTAG